In a genomic window of Babylonia areolata isolate BAREFJ2019XMU chromosome 3, ASM4173473v1, whole genome shotgun sequence:
- the LOC143279936 gene encoding nucleoside diphosphate kinase 6-like, which translates to MCGSYRTLQLTLAILKPDVVAHPHIVQEIRSMILKNGFYFVKSKHMHMTRARAEDFYEEHKGKFFLNRLVCFMSSGPIWTHILAREDGIQQWRQLMGPTKVLKTIYEVPDTIRGQFGLTDTRNCSHGSDSEATAKREIEFFFPEFDIDKWHKEMEEVFQSGLVEFDEECCLHVPSKSMHHKADRGPA; encoded by the exons ATGTGTGGTTCTTACAGGACTCTCCAGTTAACGCTTGCTATTTTAAAACCTGATGTTGTCGCTCATCCTCACATTGTGCAG GAAATCCGTTCAATGATTCTGAAGAATGGGTTTTATTTTGTCAAatccaaacacatgcacatgacgAGAGCAAGAGCAGAAGACTTCTATGAAGAACATAAAG GAAAATTCTTCCTGAACAGGCTTGTGTGCTTCATGAGCAG TGGCCCGATATGGACGCATATATTGGCACGGGAGGATGGAATTCAGCAGTGGCGACAACTTATGGGTCCAACAAAGGTCTTAAA AACAATCTATGAGGTTCCAGACACGATCCGAGGGCAGTTTGGCTTGACTGACACAAGGAATTGTTCCCATGGGTCAG ATTCAGAAGCAACAGCCAAACGAGAGATTGAATTCTTTTTTCCTGAGTTTGACATTGACAAGTGGCACAAGGAGATGGAGGAAGTGTTTCAATCTGGACTGGTGGAGTTTGATGAGGAGTGCTGCTTGCATGTCCCCTCCAAAAGCATGCACCACAAAGCTGACAGAGGACCTGCCTGA
- the LOC143279935 gene encoding TM2 domain-containing protein biscotti-like produces the protein MSFQRCIFVVYYVVGFSLWLSVTLVQPTTDPQPSNYGDSKSSNSCDGLLLGQYLCNDTEIDPDTQQAVGCDKDNRLAKVWCELAPGVECAEQFPNKTFQKNVPCKWTNGHSFEKALLLSVFLGMFGVDRFYLGYPAIGLVKFSTLGFMFLGQLVDILLIATQVVKPSDGSEYVIDYYGAAVQRIVRDNYTYLQLPDD, from the exons ATGTCATTTCAACGCTGTATATTTGTTGTATATTACGTCGTTGGTTTTTCTCTATGGCTGTCAGTAACATTGGTTCAACCGACGACCGATCCACAGCCAAGCAATTATGGTGACTCCAAAAGTTCAAACAGTTGCGATGGGTTGTTGTTGGGACA ATACTTGTGCAATGACACAGAGATTGATCCGGACACACAACAGGCTGTTGGCTGTGACAAAGACAACAGGCTTGCCAAAG TTTGGTGTGAGCTAGCACCTGGAGTGGAATGTGCTGAACAGTTCCCAAACAAGACATTCCAGAAAAATGTGCCATGCAAGTGGAC AAACGGCCATTCCTTTGAAAAGGCGCTGTTGCTGTCAGTTTTCCTTGGCATGTTTGGAGTGGATCGCTTCTATCTGGGATACCCTGCCATAG GTCTGGTGAAATTTTCCACACTGGGCTTCATGTTTCTGGGTCAGCTGGTGGATATTCTGCTCATTGCCACTCAG GTGGTCAAGCCATCGGATGGCTCAGAATATGTGATTGACTACTATGGAGCAGCAGTGCAGCGCATTGTGCGAGACAACTACACCTACCTCCAGCTCCCTGATGATTGA